The DNA region GAAGGATCTTCTTTTTGTCCTACTTTACTAACAACTCTTGCTGCCATTGGCACAGCTGAAACACCAGCAGCACCAATTAATGGGTTAATTTGATTATCTTTTGAACTAAACTTATTCATTAGTTTAGCCATAATTAAACCTGCAGCTGTTCCTGCTGCAAAAGCAACTAATCCAATTACCATAATTCCCATAGTTTCAGCAACTAAAAACTGTTCTGCTGCAAGTTTAGAACCCACACCAAGTCCTAAGAAAATTGTAACTATGTTAATTAATGAATTTTGCATTGTATCAGAAAGTCGCTCAACAACTCCTGATTCTTTTGCAAAATTACCAAAACATAATGCTCCAATAAGAGGAGAAGCATCTGGCAAAATTAATAAAGTTAATACTAAAACAACTAAAGGGAAAATAATTTTTTCTAATTTTGAAACTTTTCTCATAGAAGTCATTTTAATTTTTCTTTCTTGCTCTGTTGTTAATGCTTTCATTATTGGTGGTTGGATTACTGGTACTAATGCCATGTATGAATAGGCTGCAACAGCAATTGCACCTAATAACTCAGGAGCTAATGCAGAAGCAATAAAAATTGATGTTGGTCCATCTGCTCCACCAATAATAGATATGGCAGCTGATTGTTGTAAAGTAAAATCAATTCCAGGTATGAACTGAGAAAGTACAACAGCACCTACTAAAGATCCAAAAATACCAAATTGTGCAGCTCCCCCTAGAAGAGCAGTTTTAGGATTAGCCAATAATGGACCAAAATCTGTCATTGCCCCAACTCCCATAAAAATAAGAAGTGGGAAAAATTCATTTGCAATACCCATATTATAAATAATACCTAACATTCCATGTTCACCTGCAATATTTGCAATAGGAATATTTGCTAAAATTCCACCAAATCCAATAGGTAATAACAATAGAGGTTCAAAACCTTTTTTGATTGCTAAATAAAATAGTAAGAAACAAATAATAATCATAATAACTCTACCGCCACTTTGTGCAAACAGACTCATTTGATTCCCGTGTGAATCTTTTACTCCAATTTTTGGATTAACTATAGCATTTAGACCTGTCGTTTTATAAAAAGATTGAATAAGATCAGTTAATGTTCTTGCTTCATAACTTTTTTGTTCGACCTTGTTTGTTGTTTCTTGTGCTGTAGCATTTGCAAGTGCATTAACACTGCAAATACTCATAAGAAAAACAAATATTGAAATAAATAGACTTTTCTTCATTATTACTCCATTATTAGCTAATAATAGCTAAAGGTTGTCCTTCATCAACAGCTTCATTTTGAGAAACTAAAATTTTAGAAATTGTTCCAGCTGCTGGTGCATTAATATCAATTTCCATTTTCATAGCTTCTAAAATCATAATTTTTTGATCTTTTTCAACTTTTTCACCTTCTTTTACAAGTACTTTCCACACTGTACCATTTACTGCTGCAGGAACTTCTTCTCCTGATCCTGAAGTTGTAGTTTGAGTAGTTTCAGTTTTAGTAGAAGATGCAGGTGTTATTTGAATATCAGCATCACCTTCTGCTACAGTTACATTGAATTTTTGTCCATCAACTACTACCGTATAATTACCTGTTGCATTATTCATATTTTTATTTTCTCCCTTTTCACATACTTTATCATTTTCACAAACATCATTTTTTGTATTTTTTCTAATATTTAAAGGTCCATCACCTTTTAAAAATGTAATACCTTTTTCATCACAAGCAGCTGCAATGAAAATATTTTCTTCTGAAGTCTCTAGACCTTCTTCTTTTAATCTTTTTTCCCAAAATGCCATAGTTTTTCTTTCATCTCTATCAGCAATATCTAAAGGATTTTCAGTAGTTGGCTCTAATTTTAATTTTTCAGAAGCTAATTTTACAACTTCAGGATCTGGTTTTGTAGGAGTTTTACCAAAATATCCTAATACCATTTTTCCATATCCAGGAGCAATTTGTTTCCAAGGTCCAAACATAACATTTGCATAAGCTTGTTGCCAATAAAACTGTGAAACTGGAGTTACAGATGTACCATAACCACCTTTTTCAACTACTTCTCTCATAGCTTTAATAACTTGAGGAAATTTTTCCAAAGTTCCATTATCTCTCATCATTTGAGTATTTGCAGTTAATGCTCCACCTGGCATTGGGGAAAAAGGAATTAATGGTGAAACTTGTGTAGCTTCAGGTGGAATGAAATAGTCTTTTAAACAATCATTTAATACTTCTTGATATTTTAATACTTTTTCCACATCAAGACCAAAATCATAATTTTTCCCTTTTATTGCATGAAGCATTGTAAGTATATCAGGTTGAGAAGTACCTCCACTTACTGGACTTGCAGCTAAGTCAATACCATCAGCACCACCTTCAAGTGCAGCTAAATAACAAGCAACAGAAACACCTGCTGTTTCATGTGTATGTAATCTAATATGAGTATCTTCTCCAACTAATTTTCTTGCCATTTTAATTGTTTCAAATACTTTTTGAGGAGAACTTGTTCCTGAAGCATCTTTAAAACAGATTGAATCATATACAATACCGCTATCAAGAATATTTCTTAAAGTTTTTTCATAAAAAGCAACATCGTGAGCTCCAACACATCCTGGAGGTAAGTCCATTAATGTAACAACAACTTCATGATTTAATCCATATTTTTTAATACATTCAGCAGAATATTCTAAGTTTTGTACATCATTTAAAGCATCGAAATTTCTAATTGTAGTAACACCATGTTTTGCAAACATTTTTGCGTGCATCTCAACAAGTTCTCTTGAACCTGTATCAAGCATAACAGTGTTTATTCCTCTTGCAAGTGTTTGTAGGTTTGCTTCTGGACCAACAATTTTTCTAAACTTGTCCATCATATCAAAAGCATTTTCTCTTAAATAAAAGAACAGAGATTGAAATCTTGCTCCTCCACCAAACTCAAAATGAGTTATACCAGCATCTTTCGCAGCTTCAACTGCTGGAAAGAAATCCTCCATTAGAACTCTACCACCAAAGACAGATTGAAATCCATCTCTAAAAGTAGTATCCATGACATCAATGTGTTTCTTCGCCATATATATTAACCTTTGAGATTTTTGTGATGTTGAACTGCAGCTATAATAGCAGCTACTTTAGCAGAATCTGAAGTAGCACTTGCTTGAGGTGCTTGCGGTTTACTAGGGGGTTGTTTTTCCTTGGCAGGAAAATACTTACTTAAAAAGGTCGCTTGACCTTTTAACACGAAAATCATAATAATTAAAAATGAAAAAACAACTCCCATTCCTAATACCATAAATTTCAATGCTTCTATTATCATATTATGTTCCATATTACTCTCCGTGGTTACCACTGTAATTTGTAAGTACAATTTTATATTAAAGTACCTTTATTAAAATTTATAAATAGCCACATTTTATAGAAAGTTTTGTATTTTCTTAAATAATTAATCTATTACAAAATTTTTTCTCCAAATTTATATATAAAAATGTCAATTTTATATAACAAATCAATTACAAAACTACTAATATTATAAACTTTTTCTCCCATTTTATGTCCCTTTTATATAAATATAACAAAATTATAATATTTTTTTATTTTTTTATTGAAAAATATTTCAAATTGTAATATAATTACATTAAGTTACAATTTTAGGAGTTATTATGCTTTTTGTTAATGAAATTATAGAAAAATTAAAAGATGTCATTAGTGCAGACGGTAAATCAGGTAAAGTTTTTGATAAAGACGTTGCTACTGAACTTGATTTGTCACAAGCAAATTTTGCAACTATGAAAAATAGAGGGAAAATTCCATATCAAAATATATTAGACTTTTGTGCAAAAAAGAAAATTTCTATAAACTGGTTACTTTACAATCAAAATCCTAACTCGTTATTAGATTCTACTGACAAATATTGGATAAAATATTATCCAGATATTAGAGTAAGCGCTGGGGGTGGTGCCTATGAAGATAATGATAATTCTCAAAATATAGAAATACCAGAATATTTTATAAATATGTTAGGAGGAAAAGAGAATTTAAAAAATATCGATGCAATCAATGTAATTGGAGATTCAATGGAACCGACATTAAATTCTGGAAATATAATTTTTTTAGACAAAACAAAAAAAGATATAAAAAGAGAAGGAATTTTTGCATTTACTACAATTCATGGACTATTTGTAAAAAGAATACAACAAAGAGTTGATGGAAATCTTGATATTATTTCTGATAATAAAGACTATCCTAAACAAATTTTAAATAATCAAGAGATAAATTTATTAGGAAAAGTTGTAGGTTCTTTTGGACTTGTATATTAAAAAAGTAGGGTAGTTTGAATATCTTCTGAATTTAGCAATTCATTTAGCTTTTCATATTTATATCCAATTAAATATGCAGCATTGAAATTGCTAGATTTTAAAAAATCTTTTAAGTTTTCTTCTTTTTCTATAATATTTTGTTTTGCATAAAAGTTATTTATCTCTTCTTTGCATAAAAATATTATTTTACCATATTTAAAATTTTGTTTTAAATATAAAATTTCTTTTTCAATTAATGATAAATTATTTTGTAAGATTAAAAATTTATTACTTTTACCAAATTCAACTTGATTTATAAACCTATCAACAAAAATAGGACGTAATAATTCACAATTCTTTAATTTTGAAAAATCTAATTCACAATCTAAAAAATCATATGCCATTAAAAAATTAGTTATGTATAGTTCAGGAACTTTAATTTTTTGAAAAAATATATTATTATAAGTAAAAGAAGTCTCAAACATGGTATGTTTTACTATGTTTTTTAATTTGTTTGAATCTATTTGCTCAATTAGATGATTTTGAGGATAAAGTTTATTCATAAAAAGCTTGTCTTTAAATATTAATATATTATTTATTTCAATATCATCTAAAATTTTTAGTATATCATCAATAGTTTCTATTAATTTTAAATCTATTTTATTTAATGGTTTTAAATATTTGATATAGTTAAAAGTTATTTCATCACAATTAAAGACATTTAAATCATAATTAGATAATTTAAATCTAATAAATTTAATTATAGCTTCATCTAAATTACCAACTTTTATCCATGCAATTTCAAAATCAGTAACACTTACATAGGAATCTACAAGTATTGCAAAAGCACCATTATTTATAGCAATTTGTATATCATTTAGATTTTTTGCTACAAATAAATCACCTTCTTTAACTTTAGAAGCACATTGTTTTATATTATAAATAAAAGAAATAGAAGGAGAGTTTAAAACTTCTCCATCCATTATATCGATAATTGAAGATATTTTCACTAGCTTATTTTTGTTCCAGAGATTTTTGTTTTTTCAGGTCTAATAAGACATAAACCATTTTCATCTTTAGCAGCTAAAAGCATACCTTCACTTATCATACCCATTAATTTAGCTGGTTTTAGATTTGCTACAACACAAGCTTGAGTACCAATTAATTCATTAGCAGAATAATATTCTTTAATTCCAGCAAGAACTTGTCTAGTATTTTCTTCACCTAAATCAACTTGAAGTTTAAGTAATTTTTTTGATTTTGGAACTTCTTGTGCTTCTACTATTGTTCCAACTTTTATAGTAGTTTCAAAAAATTTATCGATTGTAATTAAATTATCAGGTTCTTCTTTATTTGTCTCTTCCTCTACTTCAGATTTTTCAGTTTTAGCTTCTGGAGCTTGTTCTATTAATGGCTCTTCAACTCTTGGAAATAGTTGATCAACTTTAGTAATTACAGTATCAGATAATAACTCTTTGTTTACAATTATCTTATTGTAAAGTTCAGTGTTTATACTAATTCCTAAAGAAGTAGCAATTTTTGCAATTTTTTCAGGCATAACTGGTTGTAATAAAATAGAAACTCTTGCCATAATATTAGTAATTAATGCAACTAATGCCATAGCTTCATCAGTTTTTCCCTCTTTCATTTTTGTCCAAGGTTCATAATCACCAATAGCTTTATTTGCAATAGTAAGAACTTTCCATAATTCTTCTAAAAATCTATTTATTTGCATATTAAAAATAAGCTCTTCAACATTTTCTAAAATAGCATTTACGTCTTCTAATTCTTTTACATGATATTTTTCTACATCAACTGATGAGACTTTAAAACCAAAATATTTGCCACTCATACCAGAAATTCTATTTAGTAAGTTTCCTAAATCATTTCCTAAATCTGAATTTATTCTATCAATTAAAGCTTTTTGAGAAAAATCTCCATCTTGTCCAAAAGGTACTTCTCTTAACATAAAGTATCTAAATGCATCTAAACCATAAGCATCTGCAACTTGTTTTGGATCAACAACATTACCTTTAGATTTAGACATTTTTTCGCCATCTCTTGTCCACCATCCATGAGCAGCAATATGTTTTGGAAGAGGTAGTTCTAAACTCATTAAAAATGCTGGCCAATAGATTGCATGAAATCTTAAAATATCTTTACCTACTAAATGAACACTCGCAGGCCAAAATTCAAATTTTTTTTCATCACTTCCATATCCTAAAGCAGAGATATAGTTAATAAGTGCATCTAGCCAAACATACATAACATGTTTTGGTTCATTTATTGATTCTGGAAGTTTAACACCCCACTCAAATGATGTTCTAGAAATAGATAAATCTCTTAATCCACTTTTTACAAAATTAACAATTTCATTCTTTTTAGATCTAGGCAAAATACAATCTTCATTCTCTTCATACCATTTTAATAATTTATCTTCATATTTTGATAGTTTAAAGAAAAAACTCTCTTCTTTTACTATTGAAGTAGGTTTACCACAATCTGGACAAAATTGTTCATCTATTAGTTGTTTTTCAGTAAAAAAAGTTTCACATGATACACAATAAAAACCTTCATACTCACCTTTATAAATATCACCTTTATTATACATTTTTTCAAATGCTTTTTGAGCGCCTAATTTGTGTTCTTCATCTGTAGTTCTTATAAATTTATCATATGAAATATCAAAATTATCCCATAATGCTCTAAATTTACCTGAAACTTCATCTGCATACTCTTTTGGTGTTTTACCTCTTGCTTGGGCACTTTGAGCTATTTTTTGTCCATGCTCATCTGTACCTGTCAAAAAGTATGTATTGTGTCCAGTAAGTCTAGAATATCTAGCAAGCATATCTGCAATTATTGTAGTATATGCATGTCCAATATGTGCTACATCATTTACATAATAAATTGGTGTTGTGATATATACATTTTTACAAGTTTCTTCCATTTTTTACCTCTTAATTAAAATTCAAATCCACCGCCTGAGCCTTTATTCATTGACTCATAAACAGCTAAAATATATTTTTTTCTTAATTCACACTCAAAAAATAAAGAACAATCAGAGCATGAATTTAATTCTTTACTATCTTGACACTGTTTTAACTCTTTTAAAGCAGCATCAAGCTTAAGTTCCCATTCATCTATTACTATTTCGTTTGAATTATTTTCTTGCATTTTCTTTATAAACTTTTTTAACTCTATTTATCTCTTCATTTGATCCAAAAAAACATGGACTTGTATCATGAATATGCGTAGTTTCTACATCTAATACTCTATCAAAACCATCAATTGCTTGTCCATTAGCTTTTTCATAAACAAATGCAAAGGGAAAAACCTCAAATAATTGTCTTAATTTACCTTTTGGTCTATCTGTTGTTCCAGGGTAAGAAAAAAGTCCTCCACCTTTTAATAGTATTTGGTGTAAATCAGGAACCATGCCACCTGAATATCTTAATCTATAACCATCTTGAAAAATATCATCAATCATTTTTTTATGATAAGGTGCCCAACAATTTTGAGTTGAACCAGGTGCATTAAGTTTACCTTTTTCGTTTAGTTTAATCTCTTGCATAAATTTAAATTTATTATTAATTAATCTGTACATCTTAACATCAGTAGTTGCAATAACCAATTCTACTCTAGGGCCATAAACTACATATACTGAAGCAACAATATTTTTACCACTAAATTCATTTTCATAAATACCAAAGATTGATCCAACTGATAAATTAACATCTGCCAAAGATGAACCATCTAATGGATCATACGCAATTAAATATTTACCGTCTTTATTTAAAGATATTATCTCTTCTTGTTCTTCACTTACTATAGCTTTAATAGAAGAAACTTCTTTAAAAATATTTTCAATTATCTCATCACTTGCAATATCAAGTTTTAATTGAGTATCACCTGTTGAATTTTCATGTGTACTTTTTCCAGTATCACCTGTTTCTATTAAATTTTTTATTTCAATAGCAGATTTCTTTATTGCATCAAAAATTTCTGTCATAATTATTATACTCTCTTAGAATTTTTTTCAATCCACTCAATTATCTGTTCGGGATTATTTAAATCAAGTTTATCTATATTGTTAGGGATATTATCACTATTAATAGAACCATCAAAAGCTATTGCATTAGTAACTTTAAAATATGATTCATCTAAAGAATTTCTAAAAATAGATATTCTAGGAAGAGGTAACGTTTTCAAACCTTCAACTAATAGATAATCAAATTCATTAAACATACTAATAATTTCATCAATAGATGAAGTATCTTGCTTAAATAGTGTAGTTCTATTAGGTGAAACAACAGCTACATCTGCACCAGTTTGCGTAAACTTATCACTATCCTTACCTGGTGTATCAAATCTTGCTTTATCTTTTGGATCATGTTTTACAATACAAACTTTATACCCTCTATCTTGCAAAATATTTGATACTTTTATAATTAAAGTAGTTTTTCCACTATTTGAAGGACCAGAAAAAGCTACTGCTTGTTTTTTAAAAATCTTTTTCATCATAGGCTGGATTTTATCCAAATGATGGTTAAAGTATGTTTAGTGTAAAATGTCATTAAATTAAATTGGAGATAAATAAATAATGAAAAAAATCTTTTTAACTATTTCATGTGCTGCAGCAATATTTTTTAGTGGATGTGCTAAAAATCAAGCATTAACTAATTTTGAAGATACTCAGCTGAATCCTAGTGCTTTAAAATATACAAAAAAAACAGATATTATTGTTAATAATGAACCAAAAATTCAATTTTTTGCTACTTATTTAAATCCCGTGCATAAAGATGTTGATAAAGGAATTGAAAGTTTTATAGTTGGTGTTTATTTTGTAAATGAAAAAGAACAAGATTTTAGAAAGTATAACTATAACGTTATGTTAAATGAGGATAAACCTTTAGCAAAACCATATATATTATCTGCAAAATCTTTACTTGTTAAATCTTTACCAATAAAAAATCCATGGGGGAATTATTATATTTTTCACTTTCCTAAACAAGATGGATATAATCTAAAACTAAAATTAATAAATGATAAAGGTCTTGAAAAAATCAAAGAATTAAAAGAAGAAAAAAAAGAAGAAAATCCAAGTATTCAAAAACAAAGAAAAGTTCAAGTTGAAAACAATTTAGATATTATTCAATTAGATTTTCAAAAATAGAAGATAGTTTAAAACTATTCTTCTTATCAAGATAATTTAAATATATATAATAATTAGCTAAAACCTTTTTCCCATACTCTCTTGTCTCATCATAAGAGATCAACTCCATACTCATAAATGGTTCAAAAAAACCTTTTTTAGTAAATAATCCTTGATTTAATAATGATTTAAAATATCCATAACCACCATTATAAGAATAAGCAATAAATAATGGATTACTGACATTTTTTTCTAAATTATTTAAATGATAGTTTGCATATCTTAAGTTTGTTTTCACATCAAACTGATTAAAAATATTATATTTTTCATTTAATCTTTTTGCAATTACTTTACTTAAAAATGGCATAATTTGCATAACTCCTTGTGCATAAGAAGTTGAGATAGAAGAGGGAATAAATCTACTTTCTTGCCTTGCAAGAGAATAAACTAATGCTTGTCTTTTAATTGGATAATTGCTCAAATATTCTTTGTAAGGTAGTAAATAAAAATTATCTTTATAATTATTATATTTATTTAAAATATAAGCTAAATAGGGTTTAGTTTTTTCATCTGTAAAAATTGATTGATAATAATCAACTTTTTGCTTATCTAAATCTTTTGTATTTTTTAATACATCTACCCATAAAAAAGGATTTGTTGTATCAAATTTTGATGTTTCATTATGTTGTAACGCAATATCATATTTAATTTTAGGTAATTTCTTATTTAATAATTCTTTTGCATACAATGAATATAAATCAATATGTTGTGAATTTGACAATTGCTTTAAAAAACTATTATCAAAAGTTATTTGATATTTCCAAAATAAAACTTTGTTTTTTATTTCTTGAGAGTATGCTTTTTTGTAAGAATTATCTAAATATTTTAATGCTTTATCAAAATTACTATTATTTAATTCGTTTAAAGCTAAATAAAAAGATGTATCAGATGAAAAATTTTTATCATCAATATTTAAAAAAGATTTACTTAATAAATCTAATTTAGGGTTAGTAATTGAATATTTAATTAATCTTTCAAATCGTTTATCTTTTTTAACTTTTAATATTGTGCTTTTGGGAAGTTTATAATTTAAATAATCAACTCTAAATTTACCACCTACACTTAAATATATTTCATAAAAGTTATCAACAGATGTAGAAATTACTTTTGTAAAAGGAATCGATGATGATATTATTTTAAGTTGTTTGGCAAAATTCGGATATTTATATTGAACTAATTGTATTGCTTGATTTAATTGTGTTTGAGAAAGAGAAGTTGCTTTATAAAGACTTAATCCTACTTTTATACAATCATCATATGTAGATATTAACTCTTTAGCACTTGCATTCATACATTGAATAACTGCTAATGTTTCATCATTTTTAAATTTCTTAGCAAATTCAAAAAAAATCTTATTATTTACATATTTTACCATACTTAAAGCAGCCAAAGCTTCTTTAGAACTTATATCTTCTTTTAAATATT from Malaciobacter molluscorum LMG 25693 includes:
- a CDS encoding biotin/lipoyl-containing protein, with the protein product MAKKHIDVMDTTFRDGFQSVFGGRVLMEDFFPAVEAAKDAGITHFEFGGGARFQSLFFYLRENAFDMMDKFRKIVGPEANLQTLARGINTVMLDTGSRELVEMHAKMFAKHGVTTIRNFDALNDVQNLEYSAECIKKYGLNHEVVVTLMDLPPGCVGAHDVAFYEKTLRNILDSGIVYDSICFKDASGTSSPQKVFETIKMARKLVGEDTHIRLHTHETAGVSVACYLAALEGGADGIDLAASPVSGGTSQPDILTMLHAIKGKNYDFGLDVEKVLKYQEVLNDCLKDYFIPPEATQVSPLIPFSPMPGGALTANTQMMRDNGTLEKFPQVIKAMREVVEKGGYGTSVTPVSQFYWQQAYANVMFGPWKQIAPGYGKMVLGYFGKTPTKPDPEVVKLASEKLKLEPTTENPLDIADRDERKTMAFWEKRLKEEGLETSEENIFIAAACDEKGITFLKGDGPLNIRKNTKNDVCENDKVCEKGENKNMNNATGNYTVVVDGQKFNVTVAEGDADIQITPASSTKTETTQTTTSGSGEEVPAAVNGTVWKVLVKEGEKVEKDQKIMILEAMKMEIDINAPAAGTISKILVSQNEAVDEGQPLAIIS
- a CDS encoding sodium ion-translocating decarboxylase subunit beta translates to MKKSLFISIFVFLMSICSVNALANATAQETTNKVEQKSYEARTLTDLIQSFYKTTGLNAIVNPKIGVKDSHGNQMSLFAQSGGRVIMIIICFLLFYLAIKKGFEPLLLLPIGFGGILANIPIANIAGEHGMLGIIYNMGIANEFFPLLIFMGVGAMTDFGPLLANPKTALLGGAAQFGIFGSLVGAVVLSQFIPGIDFTLQQSAAISIIGGADGPTSIFIASALAPELLGAIAVAAYSYMALVPVIQPPIMKALTTEQERKIKMTSMRKVSKLEKIIFPLVVLVLTLLILPDASPLIGALCFGNFAKESGVVERLSDTMQNSLINIVTIFLGLGVGSKLAAEQFLVAETMGIMVIGLVAFAAGTAAGLIMAKLMNKFSSKDNQINPLIGAAGVSAVPMAARVVSKVGQKEDPSNILLMHAMGPNVAGVIGSAVAAGVLLSIFK
- a CDS encoding OadG family protein codes for the protein MIIEALKFMVLGMGVVFSFLIIMIFVLKGQATFLSKYFPAKEKQPPSKPQAPQASATSDSAKVAAIIAAVQHHKNLKG
- a CDS encoding class 1 fructose-bisphosphatase, with amino-acid sequence MTEIFDAIKKSAIEIKNLIETGDTGKSTHENSTGDTQLKLDIASDEIIENIFKEVSSIKAIVSEEQEEIISLNKDGKYLIAYDPLDGSSLADVNLSVGSIFGIYENEFSGKNIVASVYVVYGPRVELVIATTDVKMYRLINNKFKFMQEIKLNEKGKLNAPGSTQNCWAPYHKKMIDDIFQDGYRLRYSGGMVPDLHQILLKGGGLFSYPGTTDRPKGKLRQLFEVFPFAFVYEKANGQAIDGFDRVLDVETTHIHDTSPCFFGSNEEINRVKKVYKENARK
- a CDS encoding S24 family peptidase translates to MLFVNEIIEKLKDVISADGKSGKVFDKDVATELDLSQANFATMKNRGKIPYQNILDFCAKKKISINWLLYNQNPNSLLDSTDKYWIKYYPDIRVSAGGGAYEDNDNSQNIEIPEYFINMLGGKENLKNIDAINVIGDSMEPTLNSGNIIFLDKTKKDIKREGIFAFTTIHGLFVKRIQQRVDGNLDIISDNKDYPKQILNNQEINLLGKVVGSFGLVY
- a CDS encoding lytic transglycosylase domain-containing protein, which codes for MRGVIYSLLLVSFLYADTSVINKDNFSLPSKNSKEEFKVTLDWLKDKPKSITKDFYILQYLKEDISSKEALAALSMVKYVNNKIFFEFAKKFKNDETLAVIQCMNASAKELISTYDDCIKVGLSLYKATSLSQTQLNQAIQLVQYKYPNFAKQLKIISSSIPFTKVISTSVDNFYEIYLSVGGKFRVDYLNYKLPKSTILKVKKDKRFERLIKYSITNPKLDLLSKSFLNIDDKNFSSDTSFYLALNELNNSNFDKALKYLDNSYKKAYSQEIKNKVLFWKYQITFDNSFLKQLSNSQHIDLYSLYAKELLNKKLPKIKYDIALQHNETSKFDTTNPFLWVDVLKNTKDLDKQKVDYYQSIFTDEKTKPYLAYILNKYNNYKDNFYLLPYKEYLSNYPIKRQALVYSLARQESRFIPSSISTSYAQGVMQIMPFLSKVIAKRLNEKYNIFNQFDVKTNLRYANYHLNNLEKNVSNPLFIAYSYNGGYGYFKSLLNQGLFTKKGFFEPFMSMELISYDETREYGKKVLANYYIYLNYLDKKNSFKLSSIFENLIE
- a CDS encoding peptidoglycan synthetase, producing the protein MKISSIIDIMDGEVLNSPSISFIYNIKQCASKVKEGDLFVAKNLNDIQIAINNGAFAILVDSYVSVTDFEIAWIKVGNLDEAIIKFIRFKLSNYDLNVFNCDEITFNYIKYLKPLNKIDLKLIETIDDILKILDDIEINNILIFKDKLFMNKLYPQNHLIEQIDSNKLKNIVKHTMFETSFTYNNIFFQKIKVPELYITNFLMAYDFLDCELDFSKLKNCELLRPIFVDRFINQVEFGKSNKFLILQNNLSLIEKEILYLKQNFKYGKIIFLCKEEINNFYAKQNIIEKEENLKDFLKSSNFNAAYLIGYKYEKLNELLNSEDIQTTLLF
- the metG gene encoding methionine--tRNA ligase, which encodes MEETCKNVYITTPIYYVNDVAHIGHAYTTIIADMLARYSRLTGHNTYFLTGTDEHGQKIAQSAQARGKTPKEYADEVSGKFRALWDNFDISYDKFIRTTDEEHKLGAQKAFEKMYNKGDIYKGEYEGFYCVSCETFFTEKQLIDEQFCPDCGKPTSIVKEESFFFKLSKYEDKLLKWYEENEDCILPRSKKNEIVNFVKSGLRDLSISRTSFEWGVKLPESINEPKHVMYVWLDALINYISALGYGSDEKKFEFWPASVHLVGKDILRFHAIYWPAFLMSLELPLPKHIAAHGWWTRDGEKMSKSKGNVVDPKQVADAYGLDAFRYFMLREVPFGQDGDFSQKALIDRINSDLGNDLGNLLNRISGMSGKYFGFKVSSVDVEKYHVKELEDVNAILENVEELIFNMQINRFLEELWKVLTIANKAIGDYEPWTKMKEGKTDEAMALVALITNIMARVSILLQPVMPEKIAKIATSLGISINTELYNKIIVNKELLSDTVITKVDQLFPRVEEPLIEQAPEAKTEKSEVEEETNKEEPDNLITIDKFFETTIKVGTIVEAQEVPKSKKLLKLQVDLGEENTRQVLAGIKEYYSANELIGTQACVVANLKPAKLMGMISEGMLLAAKDENGLCLIRPEKTKISGTKIS
- the mobB gene encoding molybdopterin-guanine dinucleotide biosynthesis protein B, which codes for MMKKIFKKQAVAFSGPSNSGKTTLIIKVSNILQDRGYKVCIVKHDPKDKARFDTPGKDSDKFTQTGADVAVVSPNRTTLFKQDTSSIDEIISMFNEFDYLLVEGLKTLPLPRISIFRNSLDESYFKVTNAIAFDGSINSDNIPNNIDKLDLNNPEQIIEWIEKNSKRV